The Humulus lupulus chromosome 4, drHumLupu1.1, whole genome shotgun sequence genome has a window encoding:
- the LOC133829751 gene encoding putative disease resistance RPP13-like protein 1 isoform X2, producing the protein MAAELVAGALLSASLQVLFERLGSEEIPQLFQGKKLILDQLYELKTMLWSAHALLNDAEEKQLRNQEVRMWLIELQDVIYQADDLVDRIDYEALRSKLEDDQSSSSSASKVLMKFMTPFLSTFDKTVKLDSMEILRKLKILVDQKDALGLREGAQNKPSPRPPVPLVEHADVYGRDTEKKIIVDQLLKDDVDSGSNISVIPIVGMGGLGKTTLAQVVYDDDRVQKYFELRVWITVSDEFDIFKITKEIFEGVTTNKCGTESFDELRRKLKEALRGKKFLFVHDDVWNESYSLWDTLKSSFESGANGSKILVTTRSTIVASTMATGQVHHLQTLLNEDCWQLFVKHAFGNNFDQNSNIDLQALGRKIVEKCKGLPLAIKSLGGLLRCEQNPKKWEDILGSDTWEELYKKEGSILPALWLSYRHLPTHLKQCFAYCSIFPKDYEFERDRLILLWMAEGFLPMDSKSKKMEEFGKEYLEDLLSRSFFQCSSKNASFLQMHDLVHDLAMLVSDDFCFRLDLSSDMHSLPTKIRHLSYRKSSYDLDKLKGLSKAISLRTFLALPLQLLGGPKYLAPYNILLTKGSCLRVLSLSESSIKELPDLIGSLIHLRYLDLSVTQIEELHESVCSLYHLQTLLLRGCGKLSQFPRNMGRLINLRYLDITRVPLKEMPQGISQMKYLKLLPKVVLSDKHKDDVFKITDLAELEHLSGSLCILGLENINDATEASKANLKDKKDLTELTLSWSDDAVDADSSQKELDVLDALRPHTSLESLEIESYRGTTFSNWIAGDETDSSGPLFTCLQRLHISNMLMWKEWSFGTEAILQEGQVFPLLKEVSLYKCPKLNVGLPSYLPSLERLDIFNCEEMKDSIPRTQQTVTAPPFLHRVFISNCPVLESLLDWGSHSKLEQLSLWNTKVLFENRIKWDLQKLSCLEYIEITGWEDDSFPDEGLLPITLKTIFIGNSSKLETLNGKAFQQLTSLTSVEITYCKSLRCLPEEELPTSLTELHIKGCPLLNQRCEKGGEDWPKIQHITQVKLDDKLVN; encoded by the exons ATGGCAGCCGAACTGGTAGCTGGTGCTTTGCTTTCTGCTTCACTTCAGGTTTTGTTTGAACGATTGGGCTCTGAGGAGATACCCCAGCTGTTCCAGGGGAAGAAGCTGATTCTAGACCAGCTATACGAGTTGAAGACCATGTTGTGGTCAGCTCATGCACTGCTCAACGATGCTGAGGAGAAGCAACTTCGAAACCAGGAGGTCAGGATGTGGCTTATCGAGCTTCAAGATGTGATCTATCAGGCTGATGACTTGGTGGACAGGATTGACTATGAAGCTCTGCGATCcaagcttgaagatgatcaatcTAGCAGCAGCAGTGCCAGCAAGGTACTCATGAAATTTATGACACCCTTTCTGTCCACATTTGATAAAACTGTTAAGCTTGATTCCATGGAGATCCTTCGTAAACTAAAGATCCTTGTTGATCAAAAAGATGCTCTTGGCCTGAGAGAAGGTGCTCAGAACAAACCTTCGCCAAGGCCACCAGTTCCTTTGGTAGAACATGCTGATGTTTATGGGAGGGATACTGAGAAAAAAATCATTGTTGATCAGTTGCTGAAAGATGATGTTGATAGTGGCAGTAACATTTCTGTTATCCCGATTGTTGGGATGGGTGGTCTTGGCAAAACCACTCTTGCTCAAGTTGTTTATGACGATGATAGAGTACAAAAGTATTTTGAGCTAAGAGTATGGATTACTGTGTCGGATGAGTTTGATATTTTCAAGATAACAAAGGAGATCTTTGAGGGGGTCACCACCAACAAATGTGGTACTGAAAGCTTCGACGAACTTCGAAGGAAATTGAAGGAAGCATTGAGGGGGAAGAAATTTCTCTTTGTTCATGATGATGTTTGGAACGAGTCTTATTCTTTGTGGGACACACTGAAGAGTTCTTTTGAGTCTGGAGCAAATGGAAGTAAAATTCTTGTGACTACTCGAAGCACAATTGTCGCGTCTACCATGGCCACTGGACAGGTTCATCATCTACAAACTTTGTTGAATGAAGATTGTTGGCAGTTATTTGTAAAACATGCTTTTGGAAATAATTTTGACCAGAATAGCAACATAGATCTGCAAGCACTTGGTAGAAAAATAGTGGAGAAGTGCAAAGGCCTTCCTTTAGCAATAAAGTCTCTTGGTGGATTACTGCgctgtgaacaaaatcctaaaaaatGGGAAGACATACTTGGCAGTGACACATGGGAGGAATTGTACAAGAAAGAGGGCTCCATTCTTCCAGCTTTATGGTTGAGCTATCGTCACTTACCTACACATCTCAAACAATGTTTTGCTTATTGTTCCATATTTCCCAAAGATTATGAATTTGAAAGAGACAGATTGATTTTATTATGGATGGCTGAAGGGTTTTTGCCAATGGATTCAAAAAGTAAAAAGATGGAGGAATTTGGAAAGGAATACCTTGAAGATCTCTTATCAAGGTCATTCTTTCAATGTTCGAGTAAGAATGCATCCTTTCTCCAAATGCATGATCTCGTACATGATTTAGCCATGCTTGTATCAGATGATTTTTGCTTCAGGTTGGATTTGAGTAGTGATATGCATAGCCTTCCAACAAAGATTCGTCATCTGTCATATAGGAAAAGTTCTTACGACCTCGACAAACTTAAGGGTTTGAGTAAGGCTATTTCTTTGCGTACCTTTCTAGCATTACCATTGCAGCTTCTAGGTGGACCAAAATATTTAGCCCCGTACAATATATTGCTTACAAAGGGAAGCTGTTTAAGAGTGCTTTCTTTAAGTGAATCTTCTATCAAGGAGTTGCCAGATTTAATTGGTAGCCTAATACATTTAAGGTATTTGGACTTGTCTGTTACTCAAATTGAAGAGTTACATGAGTCAGTTTGTAGTTTGTACCATTTACAAACTTTATTGTTGAGAGGCTGTGGAAAGCTTTCTCAATTTCCAAGGAATATGGGAAGACTGATCAACTTGCGTTACTTAGATATTACTCGTGTGCCTTTGAAAGAGATGCCACAAGGAATTAGTCAAATGAAATACTTGAAACTCTTACCAAAGGTAGTATTGAGTGACAAACATAAGGATGATGTGTTCAAAATTACAGATTTAGCAGAGCTTGAACATCTAAGTGGAAGCCTTTgcattttgggtttggaaaataTTAATGATGCGACAGAGGCTTCAAAGGCTAATTTAAAGGATAAGAAGGATCTTACAGAACTAACTTTGAGCTGGAGCGATGATGCTGTTGATGCTGATAGTTCGCAAAAAGAATTAGATGTGCTTGATGCCCTTCGACCACATACAAGCTTGGAGAGTCTGGAGATTGAAAGTTATAGAGGTACAACATTCTCGAACTGGATTGCAG GTGATGAGACTGATAGCAGTGGTCCTCTATTCACTTGTTTACAAAGATTACATATTTCGAATATGTTGATGTGGAAAGAATGGTCATTTGGTACCGAAGCAATTCTTCAAGAAGGTCAAGTGTTCCCTCTTCTAAAAGAAGTTTCACTGTATAAATGTCCCAAGCTTAATGTTGGCTTACCCAGTTATCTTCCATCATTAGAAAGACTCGATATCTTTAATTGTGAAGAAATGAAGGATTCGATTCCGAGAACTCAACAGACTGTCACAGCCCCACCCTTTCTTCATCGAGTATTTATATCGAATTGTCCTGTGTTGGAGTCACTTCTAGATTGGGGATCACACTCCAAACTAGAGCAACTTTCTCTATGGAACACAAAAGTGCTTTTTGAGAATCGTATTAAATGGGATCTACAGAAACTCTCATGTTTGGAATACATAGAAATCACAGGATGGGAAGATGATTCGTTTCCCGACGAAGGGCTCCTTCCGATCACTCTTAAGACAATTTTTATCGGAAATTCTAGCAAACTTGAGACCCTAAATGGAAAGGCTTTTCAACAACTAACATCCCTTACGTCCGTGGAAATTACATACTGTAAAAGTCTCCGGTGCTTGCCAGAAGAAGAGCTGCCTACTTCTCTTACCGAATTACATATCAAGGGATGTCCTTTGCTAAATCAACGATGTGAAAAAGGAGGAGAAGATTGGCCTAAGATTCAACACATCACACAAGTGAAATTGGATGATAAACTTGTCAATTAA
- the LOC133829750 gene encoding putative disease resistance RPP13-like protein 1 isoform X1, translated as MTQIFIGLIMAAELVAGALLSASLQVLFERLGSEEIPQLFQGKKLILDQLYELKTMLWSAHALLNDAEEKQLRNQEVRMWLIELQDVIYQADDLVDRIDYEALRSKLEDDQSSSSSASKVLMKFMPPFLSTFDKTVKLDSMEILRKLKILVVQKDALGLREGAQNKPSPRPPAPLVEHAHVYGRDTEKKIIVDLLLKDDVDSGSNISVIPIVGMGGLGKTTLARVVYDDDRVQKYFERRVWITVSDEFDIFKITKEIFEGVTNDKCGFENIDELRTKLKEALRGKKLLFVHDDVWNESYSLWGTLKSSFESGANGSKILVTTRSTIVASTMATGQVHHLQTLLNEDCWQLFVKHAFGNNFDQNSNRDLQALGRKIVEKCKGLPLAIKSLGGLQRCEQNPKNGKTYLAVTHGRNCTRKRAPFFQLYG; from the coding sequence GTTTGATCATGGCAGCCGAACTGGTAGCTGGTGCTTTGCTTTCTGCTTCACTTCAGGTTTTGTTTGAACGATTGGGCTCTGAGGAGATACCCCAGCTGTTCCAGGGGAAGAAGCTGATTCTAGACCAGCTATACGAGTTGAAGACCATGTTGTGGTCAGCTCATGCACTGCTCAACGATGCTGAGGAGAAGCAACTTCGAAACCAGGAGGTCAGGATGTGGCTTATCGAGCTTCAAGATGTGATCTATCAGGCTGATGACTTGGTGGACAGGATTGACTATGAAGCTCTGCGATCcaagcttgaagatgatcaatcTAGCAGCAGCAGTGCCAGCAAGGTACTCATGAAATTTATGCCACCCTTTCTGTCCACATTTGATAAAACTGTTAAGCTTGATTCCATGGAGATCCTTCGTAAGCTAAAGATCCTTGTTGTTCAAAAAGATGCTCTTGGCCTGAGAGAAGGTGCACAGAACAAACCTTCGCCAAGGCCACCAGCTCCTTTGGTAGAACATGCTCATGTTTATGGGAGGGATACTGAGAAAAAAATCATTGTTGATCTGTTGCTGAAAGATGATGTTGATAGTGGCAGTAACATTTCTGTTATCCCGATTGTTGGGATGGGTGGTCTTGGCAAAACCACTCTTGCTCGAGTTGTTTATGACGATGATAGAGTACAAAAGTATTTTGAGCGAAGAGTATGGATTACTGTGTCAGATGAGTTTGATATTTTCAAGATAACAAAAGAGATCTTTGAGGGGGTCACCAACGACAAATGTGGTTTTGAAAACATCGACGAACTTCGAACGAAATTGAAGGAAGCATTGAGGGGGAAGAAACTTCTCTTTGTTCATGATGATGTTTGGAACGAGTCTTATTCTTTGTGGGGCACACTGAAGAGTTCTTTTGAGTCTGGAGCAAATGGAAGTAAAATTCTTGTGACTACTCGAAGCACAATTGTCGCGTCTACCATGGCCACTGGTCAGGTTCATCATCTACAAACTTTGTTGAATGAAGATTGTTGGCAGTTATTTGTCAAACATGCTTTTGGAAATAATTTTGACCAGAATAGCAACAGAGATCTGCAAGCACTTGGTAGAAAAATAGTGGAGAAGTGCAAAGGTCTTCCTTTAGCAATAAAGTCTCTTGGTGGATTACAGCgctgtgaacaaaatcctaaaaatggGAAGACATACTTGGCAGTGACACATGGGAGGAATTGTACAAGAAAGAGGGCTCCATTCTTCCAGCTTTATGGTTGA
- the LOC133829750 gene encoding putative disease resistance RPP13-like protein 1 isoform X2 produces the protein MAAELVAGALLSASLQVLFERLGSEEIPQLFQGKKLILDQLYELKTMLWSAHALLNDAEEKQLRNQEVRMWLIELQDVIYQADDLVDRIDYEALRSKLEDDQSSSSSASKVLMKFMPPFLSTFDKTVKLDSMEILRKLKILVVQKDALGLREGAQNKPSPRPPAPLVEHAHVYGRDTEKKIIVDLLLKDDVDSGSNISVIPIVGMGGLGKTTLARVVYDDDRVQKYFERRVWITVSDEFDIFKITKEIFEGVTNDKCGFENIDELRTKLKEALRGKKLLFVHDDVWNESYSLWGTLKSSFESGANGSKILVTTRSTIVASTMATGQVHHLQTLLNEDCWQLFVKHAFGNNFDQNSNRDLQALGRKIVEKCKGLPLAIKSLGGLQRCEQNPKNGKTYLAVTHGRNCTRKRAPFFQLYG, from the coding sequence ATGGCAGCCGAACTGGTAGCTGGTGCTTTGCTTTCTGCTTCACTTCAGGTTTTGTTTGAACGATTGGGCTCTGAGGAGATACCCCAGCTGTTCCAGGGGAAGAAGCTGATTCTAGACCAGCTATACGAGTTGAAGACCATGTTGTGGTCAGCTCATGCACTGCTCAACGATGCTGAGGAGAAGCAACTTCGAAACCAGGAGGTCAGGATGTGGCTTATCGAGCTTCAAGATGTGATCTATCAGGCTGATGACTTGGTGGACAGGATTGACTATGAAGCTCTGCGATCcaagcttgaagatgatcaatcTAGCAGCAGCAGTGCCAGCAAGGTACTCATGAAATTTATGCCACCCTTTCTGTCCACATTTGATAAAACTGTTAAGCTTGATTCCATGGAGATCCTTCGTAAGCTAAAGATCCTTGTTGTTCAAAAAGATGCTCTTGGCCTGAGAGAAGGTGCACAGAACAAACCTTCGCCAAGGCCACCAGCTCCTTTGGTAGAACATGCTCATGTTTATGGGAGGGATACTGAGAAAAAAATCATTGTTGATCTGTTGCTGAAAGATGATGTTGATAGTGGCAGTAACATTTCTGTTATCCCGATTGTTGGGATGGGTGGTCTTGGCAAAACCACTCTTGCTCGAGTTGTTTATGACGATGATAGAGTACAAAAGTATTTTGAGCGAAGAGTATGGATTACTGTGTCAGATGAGTTTGATATTTTCAAGATAACAAAAGAGATCTTTGAGGGGGTCACCAACGACAAATGTGGTTTTGAAAACATCGACGAACTTCGAACGAAATTGAAGGAAGCATTGAGGGGGAAGAAACTTCTCTTTGTTCATGATGATGTTTGGAACGAGTCTTATTCTTTGTGGGGCACACTGAAGAGTTCTTTTGAGTCTGGAGCAAATGGAAGTAAAATTCTTGTGACTACTCGAAGCACAATTGTCGCGTCTACCATGGCCACTGGTCAGGTTCATCATCTACAAACTTTGTTGAATGAAGATTGTTGGCAGTTATTTGTCAAACATGCTTTTGGAAATAATTTTGACCAGAATAGCAACAGAGATCTGCAAGCACTTGGTAGAAAAATAGTGGAGAAGTGCAAAGGTCTTCCTTTAGCAATAAAGTCTCTTGGTGGATTACAGCgctgtgaacaaaatcctaaaaatggGAAGACATACTTGGCAGTGACACATGGGAGGAATTGTACAAGAAAGAGGGCTCCATTCTTCCAGCTTTATGGTTGA
- the LOC133829748 gene encoding putative disease resistance RPP13-like protein 1 → MAEGFLPMDSKSKKMEEFGKEYLEDLLSRSFFQCSSNKNASFLQMHDLVHDLAMLVSDDFCFRLDLSSDVHSLPTKIRHLSYRKSSYDLDNLKGLSKAISLRTFLALPMQIRFRNYLVPYNILLTKGSCLRVLSLSQSSIKELPDSIGSLIHLRYLDLSGTEIEELHESACSLYHLQTLLLSCCTKLSQLPRNMGRLINLRYLDITWVPLKEMPQGISQMKYLQFLPRVLLSDKNKDDVFKITDLAELEHLSGSLCILGLENINDATEASKANLKDKKDLTALTLSWSYGAADADSSQKELDVLDALRPHTSLKSLKIERYRGTTFSNWIADDAFSNLVSITLLNCKSCCYLPPLGQLASLKDLRIDGCDSVYSIGDGIDSSCPLFTCLESLRISNMLMWKEWSFGTEAFLQEGQVFPLLKRVWLRNCPKLNVGLPGYLPSLERLSIGDCEEVEYLLPRTQQTVTAPPFLHLWNTNEVFIWNCPVLESLLDWGSHSKVKELSLSNTKVLFENRIKWDLQKLSCLEHIRIQGWEDDSFPDEGLLPITLETIVIGDSSKLETLNGKAFEQLTSLTDLSIRSCKSLRCLPEEGLPTSLTDLSISGCPLLNQRCEKGGEDWPKIQHITNLSVK, encoded by the exons ATGGCTGAAGGGTTTTTGCCAATGGATTCAAAAAGTAAAAAGATGGAGGAATTTGGAAAGGAATACCTTGAAGATCTCTTATCAAGGTCATTCTTTCAATGTTCGAGTAATAAGAATGCATCATTTCTCCAAATGCATGACCTCGTGCATGATTTAGCCATGCTTGTATCAGATGATTTTTGCTTTAGGTTGGATTTGAGTAGTGATGTGCATAGCCTTCCAACAAAGATTCGTCATCTGTCATATAGGAAAAGCTCTTACGACCTCGACAACCTTAAGGGTTTGAGTAAGGCTATTTCTTTGCGTACCTTTCTAGCATTACCAATGCAGATTCGATTTCGAAACTATTTAGTCCCGTACAATATATTGCTTACAAAGGGAAGCTGTTTAAGAGTGCTTTCTTTAAGTCAATCTTCTATCAAGGAGTTGCCGGATTCAATTGGTAGTCTAATACATTTAAGGTATTTGGACTTGTCTGGTACTGAAATTGAAGAGTTGCACGAGTCAGCTTGTAGTTTGTACCATTTACAAACTTTATTATTGTCGTGCTGTACAAAGCTTTCTCAATTACCAAGGAATATGGGAAGACTGATCAATTTGCGTTACTTAGATATTACATGGGTACCTTTGAAAGAGATGCCGCAAGGAATCAGCCAGATGAAATACTTGCAATTCTTACCAAGGGTATTATTGAGTGACAAAAATAAGGATGATGTGTTCAAAATTACAGATTTAGCAGAGCTTGAACATCTAAGTGGAAGCCTTTgcattttgggtttggaaaataTTAATGATGCGACGGAGGCTTCAAAGGCTAATTTAAAGGATAAGAAGGACCTTACAGCACTAACTTTGAGCTGGAGTTATGGTGCTGCTGATGCTGATAGTTCGCAAAAAGAATTAGATGTGCTTGACGCCCTTCGACCACATACAAGCTTGAAGAGTCTGAAGATTGAAAGATATAGAGGTACAACATTCTCGAACTGGATTGCAGATGATGCATTTTCTAATTTAGTATCGATTACTTTGCTAAATTGTAAAAGCTGCTGTTATTTACCACCACTTGGACAACTAGCTTCTCTCAAAGATCTCAGAATTGATGGATGTGATAGTGTGTATTCAATAGGTGATGGGATCGATAGCAGTTGTCCTCTATTCACTTGTTTAGAAAGTTTACGTATTTCGAATATGTTGATGTGGAAAGAATGGTCATTTGGTACCGAAGCTTTTCTTCAAGAAGGTCAAGTGTTCCCTCTTCTAAAACGAGTTTGGCTGAGGAATTGTCCCAAGCTTAATGTTGGCTTACCCGGATATCTTCCATCATTAGAAAGACTCAGTATCGGTGATTGTGAAGAAGTGGAGTATTTGCTTCCGAGAACTCAACAGACTGTCACAGCCCCACCCTTTCTTCATCTATGGAACACAAATGAAGTATTTATATGGAACTGTCCTGTGTTGGAGTCACTTCTAGATTGGGGATCACACTCCAAAGTAAAGGAACTTTCTCTATCGAACACAAAAGTGCTTTTTGAGAATCGTATTAAATGGGATCTACAGAAACTCTCATGTTTGGAACACATAAGGATCCAAGGATGGGAAGATGATTCCTTTCCCGACGAAGGGCTCCTTCCGATCACTCTTGAGACAATTGTGATCGGAGATTCTAGCAAACTTGAGACCCTAAATGGAAAGGCTTTTGAACAACTAACATCCCTTACTGATTTATCGATTAGAAGCTGTAAAAGCCTCCGGTGCTTGCCAGAAGAAGGGCTACCTACCTCTCTTACTGATTTATCAATCAGTGGATGTCCTTTGCTAAATCAACGATGTGAAAAAGGAGGAGAAGATTGGCCTAAGATTCAACACATCACAAATCTATCTGTCAA ATGA
- the LOC133829751 gene encoding putative disease resistance RPP13-like protein 1 isoform X1, producing MAAELVAGALLSASLQVLFERLGSEEIPQLFQGKKLILDQLYELKTMLWSAHALLNDAEEKQLRNQEVRMWLIELQDVIYQADDLVDRIDYEALRSKLEDDQSSSSSASKVLMKFMTPFLSTFDKTVKLDSMEILRKLKILVDQKDALGLREGAQNKPSPRPPVPLVEHADVYGRDTEKKIIVDQLLKDDVDSGSNISVIPIVGMGGLGKTTLAQVVYDDDRVQKYFELRVWITVSDEFDIFKITKEIFEGVTTNKCGTESFDELRRKLKEALRGKKFLFVHDDVWNESYSLWDTLKSSFESGANGSKILVTTRSTIVASTMATGQVHHLQTLLNEDCWQLFVKHAFGNNFDQNSNIDLQALGRKIVEKCKGLPLAIKSLGGLLRCEQNPKKWEDILGSDTWEELYKKEGSILPALWLSYRHLPTHLKQCFAYCSIFPKDYEFERDRLILLWMAEGFLPMDSKSKKMEEFGKEYLEDLLSRSFFQCSSKNASFLQMHDLVHDLAMLVSDDFCFRLDLSSDMHSLPTKIRHLSYRKSSYDLDKLKGLSKAISLRTFLALPLQLLGGPKYLAPYNILLTKGSCLRVLSLSESSIKELPDLIGSLIHLRYLDLSVTQIEELHESVCSLYHLQTLLLRGCGKLSQFPRNMGRLINLRYLDITRVPLKEMPQGISQMKYLKLLPKVVLSDKHKDDVFKITDLAELEHLSGSLCILGLENINDATEASKANLKDKKDLTELTLSWSDDAVDADSSQKELDVLDALRPHTSLESLEIESYRGTTFSNWIAGDAFSNLVSITLKDCKSCCYLPPLGQLASLKYLRIDRCDSVYSIGDETDSSGPLFTCLQRLHISNMLMWKEWSFGTEAILQEGQVFPLLKEVSLYKCPKLNVGLPSYLPSLERLDIFNCEEMKDSIPRTQQTVTAPPFLHRVFISNCPVLESLLDWGSHSKLEQLSLWNTKVLFENRIKWDLQKLSCLEYIEITGWEDDSFPDEGLLPITLKTIFIGNSSKLETLNGKAFQQLTSLTSVEITYCKSLRCLPEEELPTSLTELHIKGCPLLNQRCEKGGEDWPKIQHITQVKLDDKLVN from the coding sequence ATGGCAGCCGAACTGGTAGCTGGTGCTTTGCTTTCTGCTTCACTTCAGGTTTTGTTTGAACGATTGGGCTCTGAGGAGATACCCCAGCTGTTCCAGGGGAAGAAGCTGATTCTAGACCAGCTATACGAGTTGAAGACCATGTTGTGGTCAGCTCATGCACTGCTCAACGATGCTGAGGAGAAGCAACTTCGAAACCAGGAGGTCAGGATGTGGCTTATCGAGCTTCAAGATGTGATCTATCAGGCTGATGACTTGGTGGACAGGATTGACTATGAAGCTCTGCGATCcaagcttgaagatgatcaatcTAGCAGCAGCAGTGCCAGCAAGGTACTCATGAAATTTATGACACCCTTTCTGTCCACATTTGATAAAACTGTTAAGCTTGATTCCATGGAGATCCTTCGTAAACTAAAGATCCTTGTTGATCAAAAAGATGCTCTTGGCCTGAGAGAAGGTGCTCAGAACAAACCTTCGCCAAGGCCACCAGTTCCTTTGGTAGAACATGCTGATGTTTATGGGAGGGATACTGAGAAAAAAATCATTGTTGATCAGTTGCTGAAAGATGATGTTGATAGTGGCAGTAACATTTCTGTTATCCCGATTGTTGGGATGGGTGGTCTTGGCAAAACCACTCTTGCTCAAGTTGTTTATGACGATGATAGAGTACAAAAGTATTTTGAGCTAAGAGTATGGATTACTGTGTCGGATGAGTTTGATATTTTCAAGATAACAAAGGAGATCTTTGAGGGGGTCACCACCAACAAATGTGGTACTGAAAGCTTCGACGAACTTCGAAGGAAATTGAAGGAAGCATTGAGGGGGAAGAAATTTCTCTTTGTTCATGATGATGTTTGGAACGAGTCTTATTCTTTGTGGGACACACTGAAGAGTTCTTTTGAGTCTGGAGCAAATGGAAGTAAAATTCTTGTGACTACTCGAAGCACAATTGTCGCGTCTACCATGGCCACTGGACAGGTTCATCATCTACAAACTTTGTTGAATGAAGATTGTTGGCAGTTATTTGTAAAACATGCTTTTGGAAATAATTTTGACCAGAATAGCAACATAGATCTGCAAGCACTTGGTAGAAAAATAGTGGAGAAGTGCAAAGGCCTTCCTTTAGCAATAAAGTCTCTTGGTGGATTACTGCgctgtgaacaaaatcctaaaaaatGGGAAGACATACTTGGCAGTGACACATGGGAGGAATTGTACAAGAAAGAGGGCTCCATTCTTCCAGCTTTATGGTTGAGCTATCGTCACTTACCTACACATCTCAAACAATGTTTTGCTTATTGTTCCATATTTCCCAAAGATTATGAATTTGAAAGAGACAGATTGATTTTATTATGGATGGCTGAAGGGTTTTTGCCAATGGATTCAAAAAGTAAAAAGATGGAGGAATTTGGAAAGGAATACCTTGAAGATCTCTTATCAAGGTCATTCTTTCAATGTTCGAGTAAGAATGCATCCTTTCTCCAAATGCATGATCTCGTACATGATTTAGCCATGCTTGTATCAGATGATTTTTGCTTCAGGTTGGATTTGAGTAGTGATATGCATAGCCTTCCAACAAAGATTCGTCATCTGTCATATAGGAAAAGTTCTTACGACCTCGACAAACTTAAGGGTTTGAGTAAGGCTATTTCTTTGCGTACCTTTCTAGCATTACCATTGCAGCTTCTAGGTGGACCAAAATATTTAGCCCCGTACAATATATTGCTTACAAAGGGAAGCTGTTTAAGAGTGCTTTCTTTAAGTGAATCTTCTATCAAGGAGTTGCCAGATTTAATTGGTAGCCTAATACATTTAAGGTATTTGGACTTGTCTGTTACTCAAATTGAAGAGTTACATGAGTCAGTTTGTAGTTTGTACCATTTACAAACTTTATTGTTGAGAGGCTGTGGAAAGCTTTCTCAATTTCCAAGGAATATGGGAAGACTGATCAACTTGCGTTACTTAGATATTACTCGTGTGCCTTTGAAAGAGATGCCACAAGGAATTAGTCAAATGAAATACTTGAAACTCTTACCAAAGGTAGTATTGAGTGACAAACATAAGGATGATGTGTTCAAAATTACAGATTTAGCAGAGCTTGAACATCTAAGTGGAAGCCTTTgcattttgggtttggaaaataTTAATGATGCGACAGAGGCTTCAAAGGCTAATTTAAAGGATAAGAAGGATCTTACAGAACTAACTTTGAGCTGGAGCGATGATGCTGTTGATGCTGATAGTTCGCAAAAAGAATTAGATGTGCTTGATGCCCTTCGACCACATACAAGCTTGGAGAGTCTGGAGATTGAAAGTTATAGAGGTACAACATTCTCGAACTGGATTGCAGGTGATGCATTTTCTAACTTAGTATCAATTACTTTGAAAGATTGTAAAAGCTGTTGTTATTTACCACCACTTGGACAACTAGCTTCTCTCAAATATCTCAGAATTGATAGATGTGATAGTGTGTATTCAATAGGTGATGAGACTGATAGCAGTGGTCCTCTATTCACTTGTTTACAAAGATTACATATTTCGAATATGTTGATGTGGAAAGAATGGTCATTTGGTACCGAAGCAATTCTTCAAGAAGGTCAAGTGTTCCCTCTTCTAAAAGAAGTTTCACTGTATAAATGTCCCAAGCTTAATGTTGGCTTACCCAGTTATCTTCCATCATTAGAAAGACTCGATATCTTTAATTGTGAAGAAATGAAGGATTCGATTCCGAGAACTCAACAGACTGTCACAGCCCCACCCTTTCTTCATCGAGTATTTATATCGAATTGTCCTGTGTTGGAGTCACTTCTAGATTGGGGATCACACTCCAAACTAGAGCAACTTTCTCTATGGAACACAAAAGTGCTTTTTGAGAATCGTATTAAATGGGATCTACAGAAACTCTCATGTTTGGAATACATAGAAATCACAGGATGGGAAGATGATTCGTTTCCCGACGAAGGGCTCCTTCCGATCACTCTTAAGACAATTTTTATCGGAAATTCTAGCAAACTTGAGACCCTAAATGGAAAGGCTTTTCAACAACTAACATCCCTTACGTCCGTGGAAATTACATACTGTAAAAGTCTCCGGTGCTTGCCAGAAGAAGAGCTGCCTACTTCTCTTACCGAATTACATATCAAGGGATGTCCTTTGCTAAATCAACGATGTGAAAAAGGAGGAGAAGATTGGCCTAAGATTCAACACATCACACAAGTGAAATTGGATGATAAACTTGTCAATTAA